Below is a genomic region from Brassica rapa cultivar Chiifu-401-42 chromosome A08, CAAS_Brap_v3.01, whole genome shotgun sequence.
agATCACTTGGTGGCTGCTGCAAAATGAGCTCTGGTTCTCTCACGACCTTTCTTAAAACTCGCATGGAATACGTCATGAAAGCCTGACAGCTTTGCTGATAACTGAAATCTAAAAGCTACTGCTCAAATCCACTCCACAAAGGGGGTACGGTTCCATATATCTCGGTTTATCTCTAGCTTCCGAGTTTTAGATCCTTTCTGAAATATCTTCATTTTCAGGTATACCAAGTTTCCCACCTGAAACTCTAAATCCTTCCAACGCCTTCTGCATAACTACTTTAACTTTCATGGGTTTCCTTAAGCTGAATCTTGCGCATCTCTATTGTCTCTTTAACCCTTGTTGGTTCTATAACATGCCGCTCCCCCATTTTTGGCCAACAAGGTGGTGTACGACAATGCCTACCATAACTAGTCTCATACAGTGCCATATCCATATGGAATGGGTAGCTATTGTCATAGGCAAACTAAGATTGAGGTAGATAATTGCCCCAGCTCCCTTTCCAATCCAAAACACAAATCATGAGCATAACTTCCAAAGTTTGAATCGTCTTCTCTAACTGTTCATCTGACTGCGGGTGGTAAGCTGGACTCATATGAACCTTTGTCCCAAGTTCCTTCTGAAAGGTTCTCCAAATGTTGAtgataatttatctttttttgcaTCCTAATCTATAGAATGCTGACGAGAACTCCATGTAACCTCACATTCTCTCTGATGTAAATCTTCTCCAACTACTCAGTTGTGTTCGTCTTCTTAAACACTAAGAAATGAGATGACGTAGTGAGTCTATCCATGATCAATCAAATAGCATTCTTCCCACCTGAGGTGGTCGGTCGTCCAATAACAAAATCTATAGTCTCCATGCCCCATTTCCACTCTGTCAAAATCAGGTTCTGCAATAACCTACTAGGTACCTGATACCCAGCTATAATAATCTGACATATTTGACACTGCGACACCATGTAGCTACATACTTTTTTTTACACAAGGCCAATGATAGTAATACTTCAAATCTCTGAACATCTTAGGCGTCGACCACTCTTAAAGTGTAGTAATCTTTTTCGAATCTATAGTAACTCTTGCTTCTGAAACCACATGACCcaaaaatccaattttttttattcctcTACCAAAAAACTACACTTATTCAGCTAGCAACAACTGATGATTTCCAAGCTTACCTAACACAATCTGTAAATGCTCATCATGCTCCTCTCTGATTTGAGAATAAATCAAGGTGTCATTGATGAAGAGAATCGCGCATTTATCCAACTGCTCGTGAAGGATATCATTCATAGTTTTCCTGAATGCTACTGGTGTGTCCATCAACCCAAATGACATCATCGCAACTCATAATGTCCATAATACGTAAGGCTGTCTTCCGCACATCCTTGTCATCTATCGCAATCTGGTGGTATCCTGATGCCAAGTCAACCTTCAAGAACCATGAACCTCCTGTAGGTAATCAAACAACTCATCAATATGCGGAAGCGATATTTATCCTTAATGGCCACTTTGTTCAGACCTTTGTAGTTGATACAAAGTCTGAAActcccatctttcttcttcacaaacaaTACTGGTGCTCTCCACGATGAAGTACTCGGTCTGATAAAATCTTTATTAGATAGTTCTTACATATGCTCTTTCCACTCGGTCATCTCTGCTGGCGCAAATTGGTAGAGAAAATCTTGAAACCGATGTCGTCCCTGACTCCAACTCAATCGTAAGAACGTCTCCTCTGACTGGTGACGACCCTTTGAAAGGCCTCAAATACATTTCCATACTCTGAAATAACTTGAAGATCCTGCAACTCATTCTGACCATCGTTCTTAACCATCGAAATGATCACCAAAAATCCATTTACTCATATATCCAATAACTCCTCAGCATGTAGTATGCATACAATAAAAACTCTCATCGGCTCCAGGAATAAAAACTCTTGCCCTCGGGAAATCCGTCCCAAGAATGACATCGCATAAACTCAGCTCCATCTCTGATGAATCTCTGAATAACTCGACTCCTCCACGCATAACTGGTACAACTCAAATATAAATAGCTCCCAAGTTCCATGCTAGCTGTTGAATTAACACATCTCTAAAACGATCAACACTGCCAAAAATTGGCAAATAAAACCAAACGTAATCTCCAATATCAACACAACGCGATCTGGCGCACCTCCAATCCAAAAGCGATCCCCCACAAGTTTCCAGACCACGCATACATCCAAAATAGTCTATAAACTTGTATAGAAATACAACACATGCCAACATATAGCTCATACATCATATCACAAAAACTCATGCATCAGAAACTCGTGGAATGATGTCTTGAAATTGGGTGGTTGCAAAAACGTCATATATCCACTCCTGAACAACCTCAGAATAACGACTGAAGAAATCAATAGACCACTGAGTAATGTGACAAACTTCGACATCACACATCTGCTGAACATCTGGTAGACCTCTGATAGCCGAAAGATGAATGTCGATGATATTTACTCATCGTCATAAAGAGACAATCGAGTTAGTAACTACTGGACAGAATGGTGCTAAAACAATTCCCATATAcccttattattttattattattattattattattattattattattattattattattattattattattattattattattattataataattattattttatatatatattttttttttttttttgaaaactttaaaaaccGAATCCCTTAATCGCCATCCCGGGAcggaacctggctctgataccaaattgtGACACCCGTCACCTCGTATCTGGAGAACAGCGTGCCACCAACAATATCTCATAACACATAGCCCATATACACAACTCCACTCACCCTAAGCCCAAATAAAATCCGAATAAAACGCCCAGTAGCACCAATCCATCCAAATATCATATATTCGCCAGTCTCACCTGAAATGGCGCAGAAAGAGAGGTCAATAACAGCGGAGTCACTCAGTGAGGTATGAGATACTAAACCCGAAGTCCATGGACCCAGACAGAGCACTCcgaataaatttaatttaatccTAATACGTTGTAAACACGGTACCTAAAGTACCCAGAGATCAAACAACAGTCCTAGCGAGGTGTGCACTCGCTGCCCACTAACAGGCTAAAAACACCACCAAATTTGTGCTCGGTAACATACACCCGTAAACGAATTTTTGACCTCGAAGCCTTGTCACAACAGGTCGACTAAGCTGTGGCACAGCATCCACCACACCAAATCTACTGGTCTCCGGCCGACACACAGAATTACGTCTCCATGGTCGGCTAACGTCGTAATCACCTCAATATACTATATACGTATATATTATCAGTTATAAATGACAAGCACTGTTGAACCATCTAACACCCTAGTTCCGGTTAAGCAAAGAACCTAAAACTAAACAAGCAATGACAGACTCGATTTCACAAAGACGGAACACATTAGAAAACtaaattatacttattcgaGGTCCTAAGCCGTGTAAGAGAAGTTCAGGAAAAAACCCTCACCTTAGCTAAAATCGAAGCTAGATCGGAAACAAATATGTCTCCCGGTCTAGGCTTGAGCATGaattatttatcaaataattcGCACCTATAGTTCCACGTTTCTTCATGCGCATGGCATGACATGATTAGGCCTTATGCTATTGGTGTTGCTTGTACCACAAGTAAAGGAAGATAACACTTAGCTAACAAGGGACGGTGGTTGGTACGATATCCAGTGATCACGGCATAACCCTCCGGTGACACGGTGACACGCTTTGTTTCTCCCATGGATCACGGCTAACGCGGTATAGATCTAAGCCGGTGGTATAGAGCTGTGACTGCAATTCGTTGTCTTCTCTCCCTCACGGCTTTACTCACATTAACGCATACGATGGAATGGTGATGGATCCAGTAACTCCTCTTCGCCATCTCTAGGTGTACCACAACAACGAGGCCAACAGTGGTATCTCTCGTCACAAGGCTCCTCCTCTCATACACATAACTGATACGGACATCATTGATGGCGGTTGCCGGTTGGTTATGAACGGCGGCCAATCTTCCTTCACATGAGGTCAAGATATACGAGTAGAGCAGAAACATGAGCGAGTGGAGGAAGTTTGTGCTATATGGTTTTACGGAGCACGTTACTACCTCTCACGCTTTTGGAACAATCGCGGCTTGGATTGAAGAAGgagatacatatataaatatttatatattaggtCTAGAAACACACGTGTGGGGTTTGCCAGAAATGGGTGGGGTTTGGGATTAACAATAATTGAATAGAAGAAGATACGGACATTATTGATGGTGGTTGCCGGTTGGTTATGAACGGCGGCCAATCTTCCTTCACACGAGGTCAAGACATACGAGTAGAGAAGAATAAGAGCAGAAACATGAGCGAGTGGAGGAAGTTCGTGCTATATGGTTTTACGGAGCGTGTTACTACCTTTCACGCTTTTGGAACAATGACGGGTTGCGTTGAAGAAGTAGatacatatatctatatatataagggTTTCTTCTCTCCTAGGACACCTTAGATGCCATGTCACAAAATTGAATCATGTATGCACGACGCGTGTCCAAGGacatatgtatatttatatattaggtCTAGAAACACATGTGTGGGGTTTGGGACAAATGGGTGCGGTTTGGGATCAACAATAATTgaatagaataaataaaaaccaaatCATTTGGTTTAGTCTAAGTGAATAATGCAATTAGACCGGGTTAGGGTCGTTACATTAACATTTCATAACAAACTTTTCTTCTTTGACTCATCTTCTTCACCATAGCTTTCAAAAGCTTGAGAGAGAGGTCAAAGATTGGAATCTAAGAAGAGAAACCTCAGAAATATGTTTCTGTAAGGATAAGTTTCTCTTTGCATCTTCAGATAGGTCATACATCTATCTACTTAAGACTTGATCTACAAGTAAACATCGTGAGCTTTCTCTTTATCATTTAGCTCTTTATTGTCGGGTATGAATCATCGCGCTTGGGCATAGTGCAGGCACAAATATGTCATTTTCCAGTACACAATTGTGTCTCTGTACCTTCGCAATCTCCGTTCTGCATTGATATGCAAACATCTCAGAACCCTGCAATCATCACTATGTTGATATGCAAATGTATTTGCACCCCTCAATCACTATACATTTGTGTCCCTATCTCAGATGTCTCTAGCCCCCTCAATCACCATATAGTCCCTATTTTTATAACTATGTATATGTATCATCACTTAATTTCATGCAATCTAAACAACAGTGGAATCCTCTACACCCATATTTCAAGTTTACgatgaatatttattaactaCCACTCAAGACTCAAATAGACACAATTCATACATATGGAACATGCTTCGGAAACTAAACTACCATAGAAGTAGTTCTACACTACTATGTGATCTTACGGAATAGCCCTCACCTTATCAATGTGTAAAAGTGATGTCTACTAACTCCAAATGCTCAAACGGACTCCAAATCTGAAACATGGCAAAAAAAATCGAGTCATACCGTGCTTTGAACAGTTGGAAACGGATAACCAGCGGAATAGTCAAAGTCAACAGAAACAATATTTGTCTAGTCAACGATCAACCCGATCAACTTTGAAACAAGCCGGTCAACCCTGAACCAGATTGCAATCGAATTGAACCAACCGTTTTCTCTTAAACGAAATTTATTGCAATTggaaattaaataaatcaaacaaaTCAGTTTATCctaatcaaaattaaataattttaaccaACTTGTTTGACCTAACCAAATCCAAATCTAATTAAACCAACCAGTTGACTGAGTCACTTAGTTGACGACTCAGCCGAATTGCCAAGTCACTGACTCTGGTGATGGTCACTGGCGTCGGCTTACTGGAAAAAGTCACTAGTGGTGGCAGCTCCGGCAAAAGCCCGTGGCGAGGGAGCTGCGTGTAAATCCGGCTAGCTGCGGTGGTGCGTGAGAtgcacccccccccccccaaactTATGGCCTGTGTGTGGAAGTGCCTTATGGAGGCATTGTTGCTGAACTTCCTGTTTCGACTCGTCTCCGTGAGAGAAACACAATGGTGGCCTTAGATTCAAAATAACATATGGTTAGGGAGTTATGGACGATTTCTAAACGGCCacataaaaaacaaatctaaaaaAAGATAGTTCCAGTTTACCTCCGATGATTAACGTCGGTCGACCAAAGTGCATATGTTATCTCCCGACCACACCTATGAGATTGAATGATAAGGAGAAAATTGCTGGGGATAATTAATCTAGGAAATCATTCCTCTTGAGCAGGATATCAACCTTCTTCTCTTGGCCAAAAATTTACGGCTCCTGAGCCGGGTTTTGCTCCTACCTCCtgataaaaaagaaaatttctaaTAAAGAGAAATCATATGGGAAGATATAACCTAATTCTCGACTAACGACAACCTATAACAAGGGGTCCCAAACCCTAGAACAAGGGATCGACTATTCATGACTTCAACTATAGATATAGCTGCGGCTAGAATTAGGATTTCTTACCCAATATGTTGTAGTTCCAGCTCCCTTGATAACAGTTCTTTTGACCGTTAAATTTTGTCTTTACTACTTGCTTCATGGTTCTGTAGTATCACGGAAAACCTTACTTAAAATTACCCTAGCAAGAAGAGGGAAAACATACCAACTaggtgaagaagatgaacttAGATTGGAGCGGGtcggttttaattttttttaacactagtTTAGGTGGTTTGGTATTAAAATTAGATAGTAAATCGGTCAAATCAACtattatgtgtatatatgttttaaacttAAATTTGATGTGTAAATAGGTTAGGAAATTTTTATCGAGAGAGATTTAGCATGAAATCATAATATGAGAGATATTTGATTCTATATAGTACTTCTTGTGGGATGTAGATAGTTAACCCTGAGAGATACAATATTGTACATAATTAATTCACGAGGGAGATTAACATTTCGTAACAAACTTTTCCTCTTTGATTCGTCTTAGACTCATCTTCTCCACCGTAGTTTTCAAAAGCTTGATAGAGGTCAAAGGTTGGAATCTGAGAAGAGAAACCATGTGAGGCGGAAAAGAGAAACCTCGGAAATATGTTTCTGTAAGGATCACTTTCTCTTTGCATCTTCAGATAGGTCATACATCTTTCTACTTCAGACTTGACCTGCAAGTAAACATCGTGAGCTCTCTCTTTATCATTTAGCTCTTTCCGTTTGCCTTCTGTTTCTATTGGTTTTCCGAAATGCACGTACAAACGGCCAGGGATCTTGGGAATTATTCCAGGCACATGCAAATCTTGGTTCCCCAATTCACCTTCTTCACCGTTCCTAATCTTATTGTCATCACCAGATTCAGAAAGAGTAGTTGCGGTATATAGTCTCAAGAAGTGATGGAAATAATATACCTCAATTTGGTAGCGTCCTGTGTTATCTCTTGTATGAAATTCTTTATGAATGGGATCTTCATTTGATCATTGTAATCCAAAACCATCTGAGAATCGCTCAAAGAAGTTACTCAAAAGAGCCGATTGAAATGGGTGGACACAGAATATACTTGGCACTCTAAAGCTAGTTTTAAGAATTTTGATCATTGTAATCCAATACGGAAAAGAGACTATGCTTACTTGACAGAGATCATCTTCTCCAACAACGCCAAAAGGAATGATTTTTGCTCCAAATTTAGATGCAATCCTTACAAACTCTGAGTGTTGTGGCCAAAACAACTTGTACTCTTCACCCTGTAGAAAATGTGAATAACCACAGATTTGACAAGAAGGCCGTCAAATAATGGAAATACAAAACATTACCTTTCTGTGCAAAGCTTCACGGACACCTCCAGGATACAAAAGCACATGAGCTTTCGAACGAAGTAGTTTGTAGAAATTAAGACTAGAGACAGGGACCGCCCCACCTATCCTAACCGAGTCGAACATCTGCATATCAGGGAGTTTTGAGCCTACTGTTTTACTAAACATCATGGGATGGGCCAGTCCACGCAACATAATGTTCTTTTCTTTCAAGAGATGAATTGCTAACTGAAGCAATTCGATACCAAGCAACATGTGATTCCCAACATAAATAACCGGGCCCTCTGAAGGTATTCCTGCAAGTGATCTTACTATAGTGCCGTTTTCTAGAGTTGAGAAAAATGCTGGAGAAATCGCAGCGGTTACTAATCTGTACCAGAGGAATTAATAGTAACACTACCTTATCagtcaacatttttttttttttgacacagAAATTGGACAGATAAGATCAGAATAGTGATGCTGAAACTGACTTTTGTGATTCTTCGAACTCTTTGAACTCAAACGGAGTGGGCATAATGTAATCGGAAACGTAATCAAGTGTCTTTCCACGGCGATAAAAATAGGCAAACTTGACGATAGTCACGAGATCTACTCCATCCTCCTAGCATTACACTATTATAGATTAGTCGAGCTGTAAGATTGTTAGTAAATCAAACACCATATGGAAGTTCCATTGCACCAAAGCTGGTAAAAACTAGATAGTCAATGAAAGCAGAAGAtgttttaaattcatttttaaagcACTGACGCAAATAAAGTTCTTACCAAGAAGAGGAACTGTCCATTATTCTTAAACTTACGGAGTTCACATTTCGGCAATGTACAAAGAAGTCTTTCAATGTCTTCCTTGTTAAGTAACCACTGATTGCGTCCACTGTAATATCCATAGCCATATAAAGGTACAATTCAGCTTCAAGAGTTCGCTAAACTTCTACGTATGATTAATAATGAAACAGGGAGGTTGACAAGTTTATGAACCTCAGAAGTATCAGTGTTTGGGCTTTGACCGTGTACATATGCGAATTAAGAGATGCTGAAGCAGACTTAAGCAGGTGAAGCTTCCATAGAAGTGTGCCCTTAGGCAAGATCCTAATTAAAGTCTGTAAATTGTATTTTCTTTCGTGAGTTCTATCACATGACACATGTAATAAATGGAGAAAGTAAAATAGAAACCGCAAAATGAAGAAGACACATGAGCAAATTGCTTGTTAAACACTAAAATCTGCTATATCacttgttatctgaaaatagtATTACAGATAGATTAGCTGAAGTTGCAAAGAAGTCTCCAAAGATCCCTCTTCCAATCTGCGCAACATCAGCTCCATTCAGGATAGTCTCTAAGATTGTCGCCAACGGGTaacctatgtttttttttaaattagccCTGATTCTGTAACAAAACTAGACACTTAAACCGTCTTTCAGAGAGAAAATTTCGGaccttttttttgtatttgcatttaatCAGGTGCAAGAAATAAAAGGAGTTGAAACTTTACCATGTTTAAACCCAAAGTTTTCCTCTATCAAGATGGGAACTTGGTCAGGCAAGAATTCCAGTAGACCGGATAAAGGTTGCAAAATGAAGTTGTTGAAACGTGTGACTGCATCAAACATGACCAAGAATCACAATAAAGAATCTAGGAAAAAAAGGGAGTACGTAGTGTTATTTTGTTTTACCTGGATTAGCAAGAATCAAGACAAGATCGATGTCAGGGTTGCTCGCAGCAACATCTAGAGCAAGGCAAGCTCCAATAGATTCTCCAACGATATATATGGGCCTATTTGGGAAACGATGGTACTCTGATCTAACTGTCCTCTCAATGAGCTTCACAATGTCTGAAATCAGAAAGAGTTGCACCACATTGGTTACACAagagtaattataaaatcagagAAATGGTTGACAAATTAAGAAATACCTCGAGAAGGGGTACGATCACTGACTGGAAAATGAAGGCACCATATGTCAAATATCCTATTGTCAAAAGACAAGGAAATGAGGAAACAAAGAGTCTAAAATAAttctgttaaaaatataaatatcaggAAATAAAGAAAATTGGGTGAAGTTGGCTTACTCTCCAAGCCTTCTGTGGTGGCGAATGAGCCCTAATCCAGTACCATCGATCCCTGCAGTTTTGGACAAAAATATAGATCAAGCTGTCATCGATTTCATCCATATATTAAAAAGACGAACCCGGTACATAGAGAAGGAGAGGAGATTTTGGAGCTCTTGCCCCACATTCTAACGGAGAGAACCACCGTGGCGGACCTCCATCTGTACTTAAAAAGTCTCCAGCTTCCACAAAAAAGTCATTTAAACTCTTCCGCACTTCTGGCTGCGCCGCCTCGCTGAATGAATAAGGATTCACGGTCCCCTTCACCTTTCCTCTGAGTCTTGGACCATACGCGACAGAGGTCGATCGTTGGATTGAATTCCGGTAGAAAAAGTCGAGATTGTAAGCTCTCGTCGAAACTGAGGAGATGATGGGACAAATTCTGTCAGTAATCGCCATTGAACAGAGACCTCCTACGTACATTGTTTTCTAGGTAGAACAACATTTTTGTTCTCCAACTTCATCTTCAATCTACAGAACACGACAAGCTCGTGCTCACGAGAAAACAGGggttttaatttcaaatcaccTTCTTTCCTtcatctatactaataaaaaggaaaaattcttaaaaaatctacttagatatatatttttttttaacgctgatttattatgatcttacaattat
It encodes:
- the LOC103833324 gene encoding acyltransferase-like protein At3g26840, chloroplastic codes for the protein MYVGGLCSMAITDRICPIISSVSTRAYNLDFFYRNSIQRSTSVAYGPRLRGKVKGTVNPYSFSEAAQPEVRKSLNDFFVEAGDFLSTDGGPPRWFSPLECGARAPKSPLLLYVPGIDGTGLGLIRHHRRLGEIFDIWCLHFPVSDRTPSRDIVKLIERTVRSEYHRFPNRPIYIVGESIGACLALDVAASNPDIDLVLILANPVTRFNNFILQPLSGLLEFLPDQVPILIEENFGFKHGYPLATILETILNGADVAQIGRGIFGDFFATSANLSTLIRILPKGTLLWKLHLLKSASASLNSHMYTVKAQTLILLSGRNQWLLNKEDIERLLCTLPKCELRKFKNNGQFLFLEDGVDLVTIVKFAYFYRRGKTLDYVSDYIMPTPFEFKEFEESQKLVTAAISPAFFSTLENGTIVRSLAGIPSEGPVIYVGNHMLLGIELLQLAIHLLKEKNIMLRGLAHPMMFSKTVGSKLPDMQMFDSVRIGGAVPVSSLNFYKLLRSKAHVLLYPGGVREALHRKGEEYKLFWPQHSEFVRIASKFGAKIIPFGVVGEDDLCQMVLDYNDQMKIPFIKNFIQEITQDATKLRNGEEGELGNQDLHVPGIIPKIPGRLYVHFGKPIETEGKRKELNDKERAHDVYLQVKSEVERCMTYLKMQRESDPYRNIFPRFLFSASHGFSSQIPTFDLYQAFENYGGEDESKTNQRGKVCYEMLISLVN